The Streptomyces luteogriseus genome includes a window with the following:
- a CDS encoding efflux RND transporter permease subunit, with translation MSWLSRFSLAQRALIGLMSIIALVFGAIAIPQLKQQLLPAIELPMVSVLAPYPGASPDVVEKQVVEPIEDALEAVDGISGVTSTAGEGNAVIMASFDYGNDTEQLVADVQQAVNRARVQLPDDVDPQVVAGSTDDIPTVVLAVTSGRDQQALADQLDKTVVPDLKSIDGVGQVTVDGVRDVQVTVTPDDAKLAKAGLTSLSLSEALKAGGATVPAGSFDEGGANRTVQVGGGLTSLQQIQDLMVTGEPGKGKPVRLGDVARVKQQEAPADSITRTDGRPSLAVAVTMDRDGSAVAISDAVQDKLPDLREDLGSGATLTVVSDQGPAVSKSIKGLTTEGALGLLFAVLVILVFLASVRSTLVTAVSIPLSVVLALIVLWTRDLSLNVLTLGALTIAIGRVVDDSIVVLENIKRHLGYGEERHSAILQAVREVAGAVTSSTLTTVAVFLPIGLVGGMVGELFGSFSLTVTAALLASLLVSLTVVPVLSYWFLRPPKGTPEDAAEARRLAEEKEARSRLQRVYVPVLRFATRRRLTSVALAIVVLVGTSAMASLLKTNFFDQGEVEVLTVKQELKPGTSLAATDAQAAKVERLLGDTEGVKDYQVTIGSSGFMAAFGGGTDTNQASYQVMLEDSASAEDVQDGIEKGLAGLKGIGTTTITAGDGFGAQDLSVVVKAADADVLRTASEEVRRTVASLDDVTDVSSDLSQSVPRISVKANDKAAAAGFNDQTLGGAVAQAVRGTTAAQAVLDDTERDVVIRSAKPAKTLKQLQDLRLGGTVRLGDIATVEVVDGPVSMTRIDGQRAATVTAKPTGDNTGAVSTQLQSKISALKLPDGATASIGGVSEDQDEAFVNLGLAMLAAIAIVFMLLVGTFRSLVQPLILLVSIPFAATGAIGLLVATGTPMGVPAMIGMLMLIGIVVTNAIVLIDLINQYRKQGHGVVEAVIEGGRHRLRPILMTALATIFALLPMALGITGEGGFIAQPLAVVVIGGLVTSTLLTLLLVPTLYAMVELRKERRAKKRAAKKGLPAQHTDATEPEHASA, from the coding sequence ATGTCCTGGCTGTCCAGGTTCAGCCTCGCGCAACGGGCCTTGATCGGGCTGATGTCGATCATCGCGCTCGTCTTCGGGGCGATCGCGATACCCCAGCTCAAGCAGCAGCTGCTGCCCGCCATCGAACTGCCCATGGTGTCCGTACTGGCGCCGTACCCGGGCGCGTCCCCGGACGTGGTCGAGAAGCAGGTCGTCGAACCCATCGAGGACGCCCTCGAAGCCGTCGACGGCATCAGCGGCGTCACCTCCACCGCCGGCGAGGGCAACGCCGTGATCATGGCGTCCTTCGACTACGGCAACGACACCGAGCAGCTGGTCGCCGACGTCCAGCAGGCCGTCAACCGGGCCCGCGTCCAGCTCCCGGACGATGTCGACCCGCAGGTCGTCGCCGGTTCCACGGACGACATCCCCACCGTCGTCCTCGCCGTCACCTCCGGCCGGGACCAGCAGGCCCTGGCCGACCAGCTCGACAAGACCGTCGTGCCGGACCTGAAGAGCATCGACGGCGTCGGCCAGGTCACCGTCGACGGGGTCCGGGACGTCCAGGTCACCGTCACGCCCGACGACGCGAAGCTCGCCAAGGCGGGGCTGACCTCGCTGTCCCTCTCCGAGGCGCTCAAGGCGGGCGGCGCGACCGTCCCGGCCGGCTCCTTCGACGAGGGCGGCGCCAACCGCACCGTCCAGGTCGGCGGCGGTCTCACCTCGCTGCAGCAGATCCAGGACCTGATGGTCACGGGAGAGCCCGGCAAGGGCAAGCCGGTGCGCCTCGGCGACGTGGCCAGGGTGAAGCAGCAGGAGGCTCCGGCCGACTCCATCACCCGTACCGACGGCAGGCCCAGCCTCGCCGTCGCCGTCACCATGGACCGCGACGGCAGCGCGGTCGCCATTTCCGACGCCGTCCAGGACAAGCTCCCGGACCTGCGCGAGGACCTCGGTTCGGGCGCCACCCTCACGGTCGTCAGCGACCAGGGCCCGGCGGTCTCGAAGTCCATCAAGGGCCTGACCACCGAGGGCGCGCTCGGTCTGCTCTTCGCCGTCCTGGTGATCCTGGTCTTCCTGGCCTCGGTCCGCTCGACCCTCGTGACCGCGGTGTCCATCCCGCTGTCCGTGGTCCTCGCCCTGATCGTGCTGTGGACGCGCGACCTGTCGCTGAACGTCCTCACCCTGGGCGCCCTGACCATCGCCATCGGCCGGGTCGTCGACGACTCGATCGTGGTCCTGGAGAACATCAAGCGCCACCTCGGCTACGGCGAGGAGCGCCACTCGGCGATCCTCCAGGCCGTTCGCGAGGTCGCGGGCGCGGTGACGTCCTCGACGCTCACCACGGTCGCGGTGTTCCTGCCGATCGGCCTGGTCGGCGGCATGGTGGGCGAGCTGTTCGGCTCGTTCAGCCTGACCGTGACGGCCGCGCTGCTGGCGTCCCTCCTGGTCTCCCTGACGGTCGTGCCGGTCCTGTCGTACTGGTTCCTGCGCCCGCCCAAGGGCACCCCCGAGGACGCGGCCGAGGCCCGCCGGCTCGCCGAGGAGAAGGAGGCCAGGAGCCGCCTCCAGCGCGTCTACGTCCCGGTCCTGCGGTTCGCGACCCGGCGCCGTCTCACCAGTGTGGCCCTCGCGATCGTCGTGCTGGTCGGCACGTCCGCCATGGCGTCGCTGCTGAAGACGAACTTCTTCGACCAGGGCGAGGTCGAGGTCCTCACCGTCAAGCAGGAGCTGAAGCCCGGCACCAGCCTGGCGGCGACCGACGCCCAGGCGGCGAAGGTCGAGCGGCTGCTGGGCGACACCGAGGGCGTGAAGGACTACCAGGTCACCATCGGGTCGTCCGGCTTCATGGCCGCCTTCGGCGGCGGCACGGACACCAACCAGGCCTCGTACCAGGTGATGCTGGAGGACTCGGCGTCGGCCGAGGACGTCCAGGACGGCATCGAGAAGGGCCTGGCCGGGCTGAAGGGCATCGGCACGACCACCATCACCGCCGGCGACGGATTCGGCGCCCAGGACCTCAGTGTCGTGGTCAAGGCCGCCGACGCCGACGTGCTGCGTACGGCGTCCGAGGAGGTCCGCAGGACGGTCGCCTCGCTCGACGACGTCACGGACGTCAGCAGCGACCTGTCGCAGAGCGTGCCACGCATCTCGGTGAAGGCCAACGACAAGGCGGCCGCGGCCGGTTTCAACGACCAGACCCTCGGCGGCGCCGTCGCCCAGGCCGTCCGCGGCACCACCGCGGCCCAGGCGGTCCTGGACGACACCGAGCGCGACGTCGTCATCCGCTCGGCGAAGCCCGCCAAGACCCTGAAGCAGCTTCAGGACCTGCGCCTGGGCGGCACGGTGAGGCTCGGCGACATCGCCACCGTCGAGGTGGTCGACGGTCCGGTCTCCATGACCCGCATCGACGGCCAGCGCGCGGCCACCGTCACCGCGAAGCCGACCGGCGACAACACCGGCGCGGTCAGCACCCAGCTCCAGTCGAAGATCAGCGCGCTGAAGCTCCCGGACGGCGCCACGGCGTCGATCGGCGGTGTCTCCGAGGACCAGGACGAGGCGTTCGTCAACCTGGGCCTGGCGATGCTGGCGGCCATCGCGATCGTCTTCATGCTGCTGGTCGGCACCTTCCGGTCGCTGGTCCAGCCGCTGATCCTGCTGGTCTCCATCCCGTTCGCCGCCACCGGCGCGATCGGCCTGCTGGTCGCCACCGGCACCCCGATGGGCGTCCCGGCCATGATCGGCATGCTGATGCTGATCGGCATCGTGGTGACGAACGCGATCGTGCTGATCGACCTGATCAACCAGTACCGCAAGCAGGGCCATGGCGTCGTCGAGGCGGTGATCGAGGGCGGCCGGCACCGG